The nucleotide sequence AGATCGTGATCTTGGCGTCGGCGCGGCCGGTCACCGGGAAGTCGACCCGGGCGCCCTCGCTGCGGCCGATCCAGTTGCGCTGCTGCAGCTTGATGGCCTCGGGCCAGTCCAGCTCGTCCAGATCGTCCAGCAGCCGGTCGGCGTAGGCGGTGATGCGCATGTTCCACTGGCGCAGCTTGGCCTTGAAGACCGGGAAGTTGCCGCGCTCGGAGCGGCCGTCCGCGGTGACCTCCTCGTTGGCCAGCACGGTGCCCAGGCCGGGGCACCAGTTGACGGGCGCGTCCGAGGCGTAGGCCAGCCGGTACTCGCCCAGGATGTCGGCGCGCTCGGACTCGGTCAGCTCGCCCCAGGGGCGGCCGTCGGGGGTCGGGCGCTCACCCGAGGCGAACTGCTGGACCAGGGTGTCGATGGGGCGCGCGGTCTTCGCCTCGGGGTCGTACCAGGAGTTGAAGATCTGCAGGAAGATCCACTGCGTCCACCGGTAGTAGTCCGGGTCGATCGTCGCGAAGGAGCGGCGCTGGTCGTGGCCCAGGCCCAGACGGCGCAGCTGCCGCCGCATGTTCTCGATATTGGCCTCGGTGCTGACCCGCGGGTGGGTGCCGGTCTGCACCGCGTACTGCTCGGCGGGCAGGCCGAAGGCGTCGAAGCCCAGGGTGTGCAGGACGTTGTGGCCCGTCATGCGGTGGTACCGGGCGAACACATCGGTGGCGATGTAGCCCAGCGGATGGCCCACGTGCAGCCCCGCACCCGAGGGGTACGGGAACATGTCCATGACGAACTTCTTGGGCCGGGCGACGGCCTCGGCGTCGCCGGCCAGGTCGCCGCTCGGGTTGGGCGCCTCATACGTGCCGTGCGCGTCCCAGAAGTCCTGCCAGCGGGCTTCGACGTCGGCGGCCAAGGCGGCCGTGTAGCGGTGCGGCGCGGCCACCTCGGCCGCGGCATTGGTCTCGCTCATGGTCCTCAAAGCTCCATCGGTCGTCTCTGCCTGCGGCAACGCAGCGGATCCCTCACGCTTCCGAAACAAAAAGACCCCTCGCACAGGAGGGGACGCCGCGCTGATGCCGACCGGGGCTGTTCTCGGTCGGTGCTGGTCAGCGCGGCCCGCTAAGCAGAAGGCGTACGGCACGCATGGAGTCAGGTTACCGCAGGGCACTGACGGCCCGCACGGAGGTGAGCCCCGTCACGCACGACGAAAAGCGGGCCGTCCTTGCCGGACGGCCCGCCTCTTTGATGTGGAGCTAAGGAGAATTGAACTCCTGACCTCCTGCATGCCATGCAGGCGCTCTACCAACTGAGCTATAGCCCCAGGTCTCGCTCCGCCCGGTTTCCCTGGCGGCGACGCCTACATTACACGGACGCCCCGGCCTTCCGCCAAATCGATTACCCGGGGGCCGGAGCAGAGCCCCGTTACGCCGTCGCGAACGAATAGAAACGCTTCAGCGTGCAGTGCTCGTCGAGGAGCCGACCATAGATCGGCTCCCCTTCGAGCTCGCGGTAGGTCTCGATGGGATCACCCCTGATGATCAGCGCCCGCGCGCACTCCGCACACCAATACTGGTAGTCGGAGTTGAGCGGCTCCATGTCGCGGACGATCGGTGTGCCGGTGCCGCACCAGTCGCACTTCCGGCTGTGGGCTCCCATCTCACTCAGCTCCAGCTATGGCCACAGGCCGTACACACGTAGGAAACACCACCGTTGTCACCGAGGACCTGGGCCACATGCGCGGAGCCGCAGGACGGGCACACGATGCCCGCTCGTGCCCTGCGGGACGGGTCCTCGATCGCATCGAGGATGCTGGTCCGCATCCCACCTGCCCTCCCCATCGGACGTGTCGGCCCCATCCCCCTCCGGCCGTCCGATTCTGCCACGGGACGACGCGCAGGTCAGCGGAGATTCCCCACTCGTCTCACCAGACTCATCAGTACTCCGCACAGCGCGGCCCCGGCCAAGGCGCCGCAGGTCACCCACAGGGCGTCCGCGGAAGTACCCGCACTGGGCACCGTACCGTCCGTCGCGCCCAGGAACACGGCCCCGAAGACCGCGACGCCGGTGAGCAGGCCGAGTTGAGCCGCTGTCACCAGAACTCCCGTCGGCGTCCGCCGCGTCCTGCCGCCTTACGGTCGCCAACGTCCGCGTGAGCAGGGGGCGGTAGGGGAACGAGAGCCCCGCGCCGGAGGCCGTAAGGGCGACGAGGTGCCAGGGGCCGCCGTCCGTTCCCTCGCGCAGCACCTAGACCGGTCCCGGCGAACGAGGCTGCCGCCGGCAGGAATCCGCCCGGTACGGCCACGGACTGCCAGCGCCCGGGCAGTCGCTGCCAGTTGAGGCCCACGACGCCGAACGCGACCGCCGTGGGGACGAACGAGAGGCCCGCCCGCAGCGGGCTGTAGCCGAGCCCGCCCTGCACCTGCAGGGGTTTCGGCACGAGCCGCGGCCAAAGAGACGGTCCCGGCGGCGGGAGCCGCCGGAAGCGGCGCAGAAAGCAGCGATCCCGCCTCCCTGTGAGGGAGACGGGATCGTGGATCTGTGGAGCTAAGGAGAATTGAACTCCTGACCTCCTGCATGCCATGCAGGCGCTCTACCAACTGAGCTATAGCCCCGCTCTTCTCGGCGCCGAAGCGCTTCGAACGAGAAGGAGCATAGCCGGTGACCTGCCGGAAAAGGAAATCCGCTCAGTCGTCGTCGCCGAGCACCGGCTCGGGCAGCGATCCGGCGTTGTGCTCCAGCAGCCGCCAGCCCCGCGCGCCCTCGCCCAGAACGGACCAGCAGCAGTTGGACAGGCCGCCCAGCGCCTCCCAGGTCCGGGGCTCCAGTCCGAGCAGCCGGCCGATGGTGGTGCGGATCGTGCCGCCGTGGCTGACCACCACGAGCGTGCCGTCGTCCGGCAGCTTGTCGGCGCTCTCCAGCACCACCGGCGCCGCCCGGTCGGCGACCTCGGTCTCCAGCTCACCGCCACCGCGCCGGACCGGCTCGCCGCGCTTCCACGCCGCGTACTGCTCGCCGAAGCTCTCGATGATCTCCTCGTGGGTCAGCCCCTGCCAGGCGCCCGCGTAGGTCTCCCGCAGCCCCGCGTCATGTGTGACCGAAAGCCCCGTGACGGCGGACAGCTCGGCGGCCGTGGCCGCCACCCGCTTCAGATCGGAGGCGATGATCGCGTCCGGCTTCAGGGCGGCCAGCAGCCGGGCCGCCCGCTGCGCCTGCGCGACACCGGTGTCGGTGAGCTCGATGTCCAGAGAGCCCTGGAAACGCCGCTCTATGTTCCAGGCGGTCTGGCCGTGGCGCCACAGGACGATGCGGCGGCCACGGCCGCCTTGCGTGCCGTTCAGCTCAGCTCACCACCCACGCCGCCGTCCGCGGCCTGCGCCTGTGCGTACTCCTGCCCCTTGCCGCGGGTGGCCTTGGCGTCGGCCGGGAGCTCCAGCTGCGGGCAGTCCTTCCAGAGCCGCTCCAGGGCGTAGAACACCCGCTCCTCGCTGTGCTGGACGTGCACCACGATGTCCACGTAGTCCAGCAGCACCCAGCGGGCCTCACGGTCGCCCTCGCGGCGCACCGGCTTGGCGCCCAGGTCCTTGGTCAGCCGCTCCTCGATCTCGTCGACGATCGACTTGACCTGGCGGTCGTTGGGGGCCGAGGCCAGCAGGAAGGCGTCGGTGATGGAAAGCACATCGCTGACGTCGTACGCGATGATGTCGTGCGCGAGCTTGTCGGCGGCCGCCTGGGCGGCGGCGTTGATGAGCTCGAGGGAGCGGTCCGTGGCGGTCACAGGCAAAGCTTTCGGTCGGTGGTACCTCGAAGGTCTGGCTTCCCCCAGGATCTCACGCCCCACCGGCACGCCGGGTGGCCGTTCCTCGGCCGCCCGGCGTGCCCGGGGAGAACGCCGGGAGTACCCCGGGGGAACGCCCGGGGCGCCCGGAGGAACGGGGCGCCCGGGCGGCATGGCTCAGCCCGTGGCGTCGTAGTCCGAGCCGAGGAGGACCGTGATGTCCGCGTTGGCCGCGCCCTTGCCCTTCCGCACCGCCGTCTCCGGCAGCCCGAGCGTCTTGGCGACCTCCTTGGCCTGGCCCGCCTGTGCGGCGTCCGCGTAGGTCACCCGCGAGGCCGACTGCGGCGTACCGCCGCCCTCGGTGGCCGTGACGACCGTAAAGCCGCCATTGACCAGCGCGACCCGCGCGGCACCCGACCCGTCCTTGGGGCCTCCGGCGTTGGTCACGCTGACCCGGGGCGCGGTGTTCTTGTCGGTGTTCTTGACCGTGCCGCCCAGGATGTCCTTGACCACATGGTCGGTCGCCTGGCTGCTGAGCGTCCCGTCCGACTGGACCGGCAGCATGGCGGTGTCGTAGGCACCGCTCTTGGCCTGCCCGGCCAGCTTCGCCAGCGACGCGCCGAGCTGCTGCTCGGACAGCGACGGGTCGGGGATCTGGGCCAGCGACTCCACGGTGCTGGTGGCGCCCTTCGTATCGCTGGAGACCTTCTTCAGCGCCGCCTGCATGACCTGCCCGAACCGCGCGAGCTGCTTGGACTGTGCCTCACCGGGCCCGCGGTAAGTGGCGTACGCCACGGCCGCCTGGCCGCTCAGGATCTGCTTCTTGCCCTGCTTGACCAGGGGATCCTCGCCCTTCTGCGGGCTGGGAACGGTCGCGTCGGTGTCGAGGGTGATCCCGCCGACCAGCTCCACGAGGTTCTCCAGATACGGCGTGTCCAGCCGCCAGGTGCCCTGGATCTTCGAGCCCAGCAGGGTGCTCAGGGAATCCCGGGTGGAGTCGGAGCCCTCGTCGGTCACCGACTTGCCGAGCGTGGTGGAGGCGCCGTCCTCGGTGGAGACGGACAGCGAGTTCGGCAGCAGGACGGTGGTGCCCTTCTTGGTGGTCTCGTTGTCCACCAGCAGGGCCGTGGAGGTGCCGCCGCCCTTGGTCTCGCGCAGATGGACGACGATCACATCGCGCTTCTGCGGGCCGCCCGCGGCCGCCTGGTCCTCGGCGCTGTCGGACAGCCCCGGGAGCTTGCCCGCGTACCAGAGGTAGCCGACACCGCCCGCCGCGGCGATGACCAGGACCACGACGAGCGCGATGACGCGGTTGCGGCCCTTACGGCGGCGCTCGTCACGGCGCTCGGAACGGGTCTCGGCGAACTTCAGCCAGTCGATGACATCGCCGGATTCCTCGTCCTCCTCCTCGACGAAGGAGAACTGCTCGGTGTGGTACTCCTCCTCATCGGAATCCCCGGGGCCCCCGGGCCGCTTCGGCTGCGCGGCCCGGGGCTCCTCGGCCGGAGGCGCCTCGGGCCCGCCGCGCAACTGCTCCGGGCTCAGCTCCTCGTAGGGGTTGGGCTCGCGCTGCGGGGGGACGGCGGCAGGGGCGGCGGCCGGTGGGTAGCCGTAACCGTAGCCCTGTTGCTGTTGCTGTTGCTGGTGGTACTGCTGCGGCTGCTGGTACTGCTGTTGTTGGTGCTGATGCTGCTGTTGCTCTTGCTGGGCGTACGGGTCGTAACTCTGCGTCTGGGTGTGCTGCTGGTGGGGCTGGTGATGCTGCGGCTGGGCGTAGGGGTCGTAGCCGTACCCGTCCTGCTGTTGTTGCTCCCCGTACTGTTGCTGCGGCTGTTGCTGGGCGTACGGGTCGTAACTCTGCTGCTGTGCCGCCTGCGGCTGGTAGACGGGACGCCCATAGGCGTCATAGCCGTAGATCTGCGGCTCCTGGCCATACGGGTCCTGTGCGTACGGGTCGTACGGATCCTGCCGGTCGTTCACCGGTACCCCTTCAGCAGTCGTGCCGGTACAGCTCGCGCTTGTCGATGTAGCGCACCACGCCGTCCGGCACCAGGTACCAGACGGGGTCGCCATGAGCGACCCGCGCCCGGCAGTCCGATGACGAGATCGCCAGTGCCGGAACCTCCACCAGCGACACCCCGCCCTCCGGCAGCCCCGGGTCGGCCAGTATGTGCCCCGGTCTGGTCACCCCGATGAAGTGGGCCAGCGAGAAGAGCTCTTCGGCGTCACGCCAGGTGAGGATCTGGGCGAGTGCGTCGGCCCCGGTGATGAAGAACAGATCCGCGTCACCGTTGAGCGCGCGTAGTTCCCGGAGCGTGTCGGTGGTGTAGGTGGGGCCGCCGCGGTCGATGTCGATACGGCTGACCGAGAATTGCGGATTCGACGCGGTCGCGATGACCGTCATCAGATAGCGGTCCTCGGCCGGGGAGACCTTCTTGTGGCTCTTCTGCCAGGGCTGACCGGTGGGCACGAACACCACCTCATCGAGGTGGAACTGCGAGGCCACCTCGCTCGCCGCGACCAGGTGACCGTGGTGGATCGGGTCGAACGTCCCGCCCATCACACCTAGTCGCCGCTTGCCGGACCCTTTCTGCTCTTCCATGCGTGCAGACCCTACTGGGCCCGGCCCGGAGCCGGGGCCCATAGGGGCGATCGCCCAGCTCAGCGGTCCCGGTTGAAGCGCGTGGTGATCCACAGCAGCAGGAAGAGGATCACCAGGGCCGCACCGCCGGTCATGTAGGGGCTGATGGTCGGGTGGGTGTCGGTGTGCTCACCACCCTCGGCCGCGAGCGTGGTCAGGGCAGCATGTGCGGTGCTGATAGCGGTCATCGCAGGCAGTACCTATCCGGGTCTAGGCGACACAACACGTCGGCCACATCGTATGCGAGCCGGTTTTCGGTCCTGCTGTCCGTCCTGCTGGTATCCGCTCAGTCCTGCTTGTATCCGCGCAGCAGGAACCAGGCGAGCAGGGCGGCGCCCACCACGCCGACCACGATGACGATGCGCAGCAGCGCTCCCGGGCCGTCGTTGCTGTGGGAGGTGGCGGCGAGGGCTTCGGTGAGGCCAGTCATATCGGGCATGTCTCCACGCTAACCCTCGGACGCTCAGGGCCTAGGCTGGGGGCCGCCGGACGAGGGGCCCGGACCGGGCGCCCCGTCGAGCGGGCAATCGACCGAGGGGGCCAGATGAGCGACACTCATGAGACCGGCGGCGGAAGCGGGACGGGAGACGCCCGGGAGCATGTGCCCAGCCGGGAGCGGCGGCGGTTCCCCGGGATCTCCTCACGGGCGTACGAACATCCGGCGGACCGCTCGGCGCTGGTCGCGCTGCGCAAGCTGACCGGCTTCGACACGGTCTTCAAGGCGATGAGCGGTCTGCTGCCCGAACGGAGTCTGCGGCTGCTCTACCTGTCCGATTCGGTGCGGGTCGGCGACCGGCAGTTCGCCCATCTCCACGACATGCTGCGGGACGCCTGCTACATCCTGGACCTGGAGCGGGTCCCGGCCATGTACGTCACCCAGAACCCGCAGCCGACCGCGATGTGCATCGGCATGGACGCGCCGATCATCGTGATCTCCACCGGTCTGGTCGAGTTGCTCGACGAGGAGGAGATGCGGGCGGTCATCGGCCATGAGGTGGGCCATGCGCTGTCGGGACACTCGGTCTACCGGACGATACTGCTGTTCCTCACCAGCCTCGCGATGAAGGTCGCCTGGATCCCCCTCGGCAATGTGGCGGTGCTGGCGCTGGTGACGGCGCTGCGGGAGTGGTTCCGCAAGTCGGAGCTGTCGGCGGACCGGGCGGGGCTGCTGGTCGGGCAGGATCTGCGGGCCTCGATGCGCGGGCTGATGAAGCTCGCGGGCGGCCACCACCTCCATGAGATGAACGTGGACGCCTTCCTGGAGCAGGCGGAGGAGTACGAGTCGAGCGGCGATCTGCGGGACTCCGTCCTCAAGATCATGAACATGCTGCCGCGCAGCCATCCGTTCACCACCGTGCGCGCCGCCGAGCTCAAGAAGTGGGCCGCGACCCGCGACTACCAGCGGCTCATGGACGGCCACTACCCGCGTCGCGACGAGGACGGGGACGCCTCGGTCAGCGACTCGATCCGGGAATCCGCGACCCACTACGCGGAGTCGGTCCGCAACAGCAAGGATCCGCTGTTCGCCTTCGTCAGGGACGTGGCTGGCGGCGCCGGGGACCTGGGCAGCAAGCTGCGCGACCGGTTCACCGGCGGCGGGGGCAAGCAGGGCGGGGAGACCCCCGAGGAGGGCGCCACGCCCGGGGACGGGCCCCAGGACGGGACTGACGGGACTCAGGACCAGCGGCCCGGGGACGGAACTGACAGGGCTCAGGACCAGCGGCCCGGGGGCGGACCGGAAGAGCGGCCGGGGAACGACGACGGGCCCAGGGACACCCCGCCACAGCGCTGAGACCGGCCGAGGCGGCCCCTGGAGGCCCTCAGGACTGCCCGAGGCTCTCAGGAAGGTCCGTTGAGGGCGGGCTGGGTTCCGGGGGCCAGGACGCCGCACAGCGAGACCGCGGTGCGGCCCGTGGTGTACGGGTCGGTGCCCGTGGGGGCGTCGCCCTTGGCGCTCTGTCCGGCGAGCAACGGCCGCAGATAGCCGGAGGTGTTCGCGGCACATGCCTGCGGGCCCGCCAGTGCGGTGCTCTGCACCAGTTCCAGATGGTGGTCGCGCAGATCGTTCCGGTCGAAGCGGAACCGCGCCTCCCGGCGCACGGTGAACAGCGAGGCATGGTCCGGTCCGCGATCATGGGCCCGCTGGACCGCGTAGACGAAGACGTGGTCGGCGGCGACCTCCAGCGTCGCGGGGCTGCGCTCGATGACCGTAAGGGTGCCGCGGACCCGCACCGGGGTGTCGGCCAGGGTCACCTCGGCCGGGTTGAAGCGGGTCAGCCAGCCGGTGGCCGCATGCCGTCCGTCGTCGACCGGATGGGCGAAGCTCCGGTCGAACTGGGTCTGCTGGGCCGGATCCAGCAACAGCCTTACGGCCTGCACCGGGCCGCCGGTGAGCACACCCGGGTCGATGGCGGACTTGACCAGATACTCCTTGGCGGTGGTGAGCGCCGTCATCACCTGGCTCTCGGAGAAGCTCTGGGTGCGGCGGGCGCCGGGCACCGTGACCCCGTCGGCGCCGGTGCGGAACTCGGCGGCCGGGCTGCTGCGGAACAGCCGGTCCGGCGGCCCTCCGGGCACCTCACCGCGCGGTGCGAGCGGCACCACGCTGCTGTGCAGCGGCTCCACGGTCTGCGGCTGCGGCGTCTGGTACGGGTGGCGCACCCCCATGTAGACGGCCGTGGCGAAGGCGATGGCGATCAGCAGGACCAGCGCGACGGCCTGGCGCGACGCCCCGGCCCTGGCCCAGGCGTGCCGGCTGCGCACCGCCCGCGCGTGCTCGCCCATGCGCTCCTGGGCGGAGAATTCCTGGAGCCGGGCAGCACGGACGAACGACTCGTCGAATACGACGGAGCGGTACTCGTCCTCACCACCTCCCGGGACGCCCTCGGGTGTCCCCTCGGGAGGGTCTCCACGCCCGGTCATATCTCAAGAGTAGGTCGCCAGGGGCGACGGTAAACGCGGTGATACTCCACAACTTGGGAGGCGAGTGAGGAGGAAACGCCCCATACGCCACGACGTGCTAGCGATGCGCGAGGTGGTCACCGCGACGGCGGTACGGCGGAAGCGGGCGACCCCTTGGACCCGGTCGGCTCCGGCGCGGCCGACTCCGACCCCGACGGCTCCAGGCGCGGCTGTCCGCTGGGCGAGCCGTCGACACCGCTGGTGGCGGGCGGTGGAGCGGGGTCCTGGCGGTTGCCCGATGCGCCCCGGTAGACGGCCGTGAAGGCCAGGGCGACCACGCCGATGCCCATCAGGATGGCCAGCAGCCAGGCCACTGGGCGGTGCCAGCGGGCATGACCGCGGTAAGGACGCCCCGCGCTGCCGTACCGCCCATAGGGGCCATAGGCGTCGTCCGCGTCCCGTCCGGGGCCGAAGCGCCCGTCGGCGTCGTCCACGCCGTAGAACTCGGCCTCCTGGCCGTAGCCGTCCTCGAAGAGCTCGTCCTCGGGAGGCACACCGGCCCTGCGGCGCCGGGACGCCTCGGCCTCGGCACGGGCCTCGGCGGCGGCCAGCATCCGCTCGATGGCGGTGGGCTCATGGATCGAGGCCGACCGCACGAAGTCCTCGTCGAAGACCACGGCGGCGAACTCGTCGTTCGTCTCGCCGTGGCCGCGCTCGTCGGGCTCGTCGCCGTCCGGGAACGGCTTGCCCCCCACGTCGTCCGGCACCCATTCAGAGTAGACCGGACGGGTCATTTTGGGCAGGGTGAAATGGTATTCGGGGGAAGATCCACCCCAGCGCCGCCGGGAATCGGGTACCCCCCGAACGGGTGAGTCAGCGGGTGTGGCCGTCGCCGGTGACGATGTACTTCGTCGATGTCAGCTCGGGCAGCGCCATGGGCCCCCGGGCGTGCAGCTTCTGGGTGGAGATGCCGATCTCGGCGCCGAAGCCGAACTGCCCGCCGTCGGTGAACCGCGTGGAGGCGTTCACGGCGACCGTGGTGGAGTCCACCAGCTGGGTGAAGCGGCGGGCGGCCTGCTGGGAGGACGTGACGATGGCCTCGGTGTGCCCGGAGGACCACAGGCGGATGTGGCTCACCGCGGCGTCCAGGGAGTCCACGACACCCGCCGCGATGTCGTACGAGAGGTACTCGGTCTCCCAGTCCTCGATCACCGCCGGGACCACCGTGGCCTTGGAGCCCTCCGCGAGCGCCATGACGCGCTCGTCCGCGTGGACCGTGACCCCCGCCTCGGCCAGCGCCTCCAGGGCGCGGGGCAGGAACCGGGGGGCGATGTCCTGGTGCACCAGCAGCGTCTCCGCCGCGTTGCACACGCTCGGCCGCTGGGCCTTGGAGTTCACCAGGATCTCGACCGCCATGTCGAGGTCGGCGTCGGCGTCCACGTACACATGGCAGTTGCCGGTGCCGGTCTCGATGACCGGGACCGTGGACTGCTCGACGACCGTACGGATGAGGGACGCGCCGCCGCGCGGGATCAGCACGTCCACCAGGCCGCGGGCGCGCATCAGCTCGCGCACCGACTCCCGGCTCTCGCCCGGCACCAGCTGCACCGCGTCCGCGGGCAGCCCCGCGCCGCCGACGGCGTCGCGCAGGACCTTCACCAGCGCGGCGTTGGAGTGGGACGCCGACGAGGAGCCACGCAGCAGCACCGCGTTGCCCGACTTCAGGCAGAGCGCCGCGGCGTCCACCGTCACGTTCGGCCGGGCCTCGTAGATGATCCCGACGACGCCGAGCGGAACGCGCACCTGGCGAAGGTCGATCCCGTTGGGCAGCGTGGAGCCGCGCACCACCTCGCCGACCGGGTCGGGCAGCGCGATCACATCGCGGACATCGGAGGCGATGGCCCGCACCCGCTCGGGGGTGAGCGTCAGCCGGTCCACGATGGCGTCGCTGGTGCCGGCCTCACGGGCCCGCTCCACATCGGCCGCGTTGGCCTCGACGATCTCCTTGGTGCGCACCTCCAGGGCGTCGGCCATCGCGAGCAGCGCGTCGTCCTTGACGGCGCGCGGCAGCGGCGCGAGATCGGCGGCCGCGGCCCGGGACCGGTAGGCGGCCTGGAGGACCGGGGACTTCGGCCAGGGGTCGGTGAGCGGCGACGTGGGTGCGCTGGTCATGCACGAAGCGTACTGAGCCGACGGGCGAAAGCCGCGCGCTATTCCGCAGTTCGAGATGGCATTCTCATATCCCGGCGCCGCGCATCCGTCCTCAGAACGGATGCACGCCAACCGGGGAGGCCGGTGGCGGCCCGTACCCCTCCGCGACCCGCTGGTGGTACGTATCACGGTCGATGACCTCGAGCCCCACGATCTCCCAGGGCGGCAGCTTGGCCGAGGCCCGGTGCTCGCCCCACAGCCGCAGCGCGACCGCCGCGGCGTCGTGCAGATCACGGGCCTCTTCCCAGTAGCGGATCTCGGCGTGATCGACCGCATAGCGGCTGGTCAGCAGGAACGGATGGTCATGGGCCAGCTGCTCCAGAGCCCTGCGGACCTCCCGCAGCGGCGCCTCGCTCCCCGAGACGCTGAGGGTGATGTACCACAGCCGGGACGCCTCGCCGCGCTCGGCGGCGTGCGCCATGGCGTCGCCGGTCGCGGCGTCGCCCGCTCCGACACTGGTCAGGGTGCGCTCCGCCGCCCCTCTGGGCGACGCCCCCGGGCGCCCTCGTCTCACCGGCGGCCTCCTGTAACTCGCTGCTCCGCTCACGCGCGGGCGGAGCACTCGTGACGGTGCCATGGCCGCGGCGTTCCGCTCGGTCTCCGCCGCGTCTCCCACAGCCGGCGCGCTGCCCCGCGCGACCCCGTTGAACAAAGTTGACCAGCCCTCGCCCGCCCGCGGGGCGCTTTTGAGGTTTTTCGGAGGTGGGTGTTTTCCACGGGCTCGCCACGGGCTCGCTTCTCCCCCCGGCTACCGCCGGGAGGTGTCCCC is from Streptomyces hygroscopicus and encodes:
- a CDS encoding phosphoglycerate mutase, which gives rise to MAATAAELSAVTGLSVTHDAGLRETYAGAWQGLTHEEIIESFGEQYAAWKRGEPVRRGGGELETEVADRAAPVVLESADKLPDDGTLVVVSHGGTIRTTIGRLLGLEPRTWEALGGLSNCCWSVLGEGARGWRLLEHNAGSLPEPVLGDDD
- a CDS encoding ribosome-associated protein IOJAP, giving the protein MTATDRSLELINAAAQAAADKLAHDIIAYDVSDVLSITDAFLLASAPNDRQVKSIVDEIEERLTKDLGAKPVRREGDREARWVLLDYVDIVVHVQHSEERVFYALERLWKDCPQLELPADAKATRGKGQEYAQAQAADGGVGGELS
- a CDS encoding membrane protein, with amino-acid sequence MNDRQDPYDPYAQDPYGQEPQIYGYDAYGRPVYQPQAAQQQSYDPYAQQQPQQQYGEQQQQDGYGYDPYAQPQHHQPHQQHTQTQSYDPYAQQEQQQHQHQQQQYQQPQQYHQQQQQQQGYGYGYPPAAAPAAVPPQREPNPYEELSPEQLRGGPEAPPAEEPRAAQPKRPGGPGDSDEEEYHTEQFSFVEEEDEESGDVIDWLKFAETRSERRDERRRKGRNRVIALVVVLVIAAAGGVGYLWYAGKLPGLSDSAEDQAAAGGPQKRDVIVVHLRETKGGGTSTALLVDNETTKKGTTVLLPNSLSVSTEDGASTTLGKSVTDEGSDSTRDSLSTLLGSKIQGTWRLDTPYLENLVELVGGITLDTDATVPSPQKGEDPLVKQGKKQILSGQAAVAYATYRGPGEAQSKQLARFGQVMQAALKKVSSDTKGATSTVESLAQIPDPSLSEQQLGASLAKLAGQAKSGAYDTAMLPVQSDGTLSSQATDHVVKDILGGTVKNTDKNTAPRVSVTNAGGPKDGSGAARVALVNGGFTVVTATEGGGTPQSASRVTYADAAQAGQAKEVAKTLGLPETAVRKGKGAANADITVLLGSDYDATG
- a CDS encoding nicotinate-nucleotide adenylyltransferase; amino-acid sequence: MEEQKGSGKRRLGVMGGTFDPIHHGHLVAASEVASQFHLDEVVFVPTGQPWQKSHKKVSPAEDRYLMTVIATASNPQFSVSRIDIDRGGPTYTTDTLRELRALNGDADLFFITGADALAQILTWRDAEELFSLAHFIGVTRPGHILADPGLPEGGVSLVEVPALAISSSDCRARVAHGDPVWYLVPDGVVRYIDKRELYRHDC
- a CDS encoding membrane protein produces the protein MTAISTAHAALTTLAAEGGEHTDTHPTISPYMTGGAALVILFLLLWITTRFNRDR
- a CDS encoding peptidase M48; amino-acid sequence: MSDTHETGGGSGTGDAREHVPSRERRRFPGISSRAYEHPADRSALVALRKLTGFDTVFKAMSGLLPERSLRLLYLSDSVRVGDRQFAHLHDMLRDACYILDLERVPAMYVTQNPQPTAMCIGMDAPIIVISTGLVELLDEEEMRAVIGHEVGHALSGHSVYRTILLFLTSLAMKVAWIPLGNVAVLALVTALREWFRKSELSADRAGLLVGQDLRASMRGLMKLAGGHHLHEMNVDAFLEQAEEYESSGDLRDSVLKIMNMLPRSHPFTTVRAAELKKWAATRDYQRLMDGHYPRRDEDGDASVSDSIRESATHYAESVRNSKDPLFAFVRDVAGGAGDLGSKLRDRFTGGGGKQGGETPEEGATPGDGPQDGTDGTQDQRPGDGTDRAQDQRPGGGPEERPGNDDGPRDTPPQR
- a CDS encoding membrane protein, with protein sequence MTGRGDPPEGTPEGVPGGGEDEYRSVVFDESFVRAARLQEFSAQERMGEHARAVRSRHAWARAGASRQAVALVLLIAIAFATAVYMGVRHPYQTPQPQTVEPLHSSVVPLAPRGEVPGGPPDRLFRSSPAAEFRTGADGVTVPGARRTQSFSESQVMTALTTAKEYLVKSAIDPGVLTGGPVQAVRLLLDPAQQTQFDRSFAHPVDDGRHAATGWLTRFNPAEVTLADTPVRVRGTLTVIERSPATLEVAADHVFVYAVQRAHDRGPDHASLFTVRREARFRFDRNDLRDHHLELVQSTALAGPQACAANTSGYLRPLLAGQSAKGDAPTGTDPYTTGRTAVSLCGVLAPGTQPALNGPS
- a CDS encoding membrane protein, producing the protein MTRPVYSEWVPDDVGGKPFPDGDEPDERGHGETNDEFAAVVFDEDFVRSASIHEPTAIERMLAAAEARAEAEASRRRRAGVPPEDELFEDGYGQEAEFYGVDDADGRFGPGRDADDAYGPYGRYGSAGRPYRGHARWHRPVAWLLAILMGIGVVALAFTAVYRGASGNRQDPAPPPATSGVDGSPSGQPRLEPSGSESAAPEPTGSKGSPASAVPPSR
- a CDS encoding gamma-glutamyl phosphate reductase, which translates into the protein MTSAPTSPLTDPWPKSPVLQAAYRSRAAAADLAPLPRAVKDDALLAMADALEVRTKEIVEANAADVERAREAGTSDAIVDRLTLTPERVRAIASDVRDVIALPDPVGEVVRGSTLPNGIDLRQVRVPLGVVGIIYEARPNVTVDAAALCLKSGNAVLLRGSSSASHSNAALVKVLRDAVGGAGLPADAVQLVPGESRESVRELMRARGLVDVLIPRGGASLIRTVVEQSTVPVIETGTGNCHVYVDADADLDMAVEILVNSKAQRPSVCNAAETLLVHQDIAPRFLPRALEALAEAGVTVHADERVMALAEGSKATVVPAVIEDWETEYLSYDIAAGVVDSLDAAVSHIRLWSSGHTEAIVTSSQQAARRFTQLVDSTTVAVNASTRFTDGGQFGFGAEIGISTQKLHARGPMALPELTSTKYIVTGDGHTR